From Chiloscyllium punctatum isolate Juve2018m chromosome 36, sChiPun1.3, whole genome shotgun sequence, the proteins below share one genomic window:
- the LOC140460717 gene encoding uncharacterized protein, whose product MCGKGFTWVDNLQTHQQFHTGERLFSCHECGKAFSNSSDLLKHRRVHTGERPFSCPECGKAFSDSSNLLRHRRVHTGERPFSCPECGKAFSNSSNLLAHQQVHTGERPFSCPECGKAFSKSSNLLAHQRVHTGERPFSCPECGKAFSNSSDLLRHRRIHTGERPFACPECGKAFSNSSDLLSHRRVHTRERPFSCPECGKGFTRSSKLLAHQWVHTGEKPFACPDCGRRFTLSCNLQRHQRGHQCIQQSDSTSDAAVGHPQG is encoded by the coding sequence ATGTGCGGGAAAGGGTTCACTTGGGTGGACAACCTCCAGACCCACCAGCAattccacacaggggagaggctctTCAGTTGCCACGAGTGCGGgaaagccttcagcaattcctccgacctgctgaagcaccggcgggtccacacgggggagaggccattcagctgccccgaatgcgggaaggccttcagcgactcCTCCAACCTGTTGaggcaccggcgggtccacacgggggagaggcccttcagctgcccagagtgtgggaaggccttcagcaattcctccaacctgctggcccatcagcaggtccacacgggggagaggcccttcagctgcccagagtgtgggaaggccttcagtaaatcctccaacctgctggcccatcagcgggtccacacgggggagaggcccttcagctgcccagagtgcgggaaggccttcagcaattcctctgacctgctgagacaccggcgaatccacacgggggagaggccattcgcctgccctgagtgtggtaaggccttcagcaattcctctgacctgttgtcccaccggcgggtccacaccagggaaaggccattcagctgccccgagtgtgggaaggggttcaccCGCTCCTCCAAACTGCTGgcccaccaatgggtccacaccgGTGAGAAGCCGTTTGCCTGCCCCGACTGCGGGCGGAGGTTCACATTGTCCTGCAACTTGCAgaggcaccagcgggggcaccagtgcATCCAACAATCAGATTCCACCAGTGACGCAGCAGTGGGTCACCCACAGGGCTGA
- the LOC140460715 gene encoding uncharacterized protein produces MVKPEESHTVEKPWKCCDCGRGFHAPSVLEIHRRSHTGERPFSCPECGKGFTCSSHLLDHRRVHTREKPFSCPECGKGFTYSSHLLAHQRVHAGERPFPCSECGKAFSKSSDLLKHQRVHRGERPFSCTECRKAFSDSSTLQRHQWVHTGERPFSCPECRKGFTRSSALLTHLRVHTGEKPFSCPECGMAFSRSSHLLRHQRVHTGERPFSCLQCGKCFTQPSNLLTHQRIHTCENPFSCPKCGKGFAVSSNLVAHLRVHTGERPFSCPECRKTFSNSSALLRHQRVHTGEKPFSCPECGKGFTRSSTLLTHRRVHTGERPFSCPECRKDFSDSSALLKHQRVHTGERPFSCPE; encoded by the coding sequence ATGGTGAAACCAGAGGAATCCCACAccgtggagaaaccgtggaagtgttgCGACTGCGGGAGAGGCTTCCATGCCCCATCTGTCCTGGAGATTCATCGGCGAAGTCACACTGGGGaaaggccattctcctgccccgagtgcgggaaaggctttacctgctcctcccacctgttGGACCACCGCCGAGTCCACACCAGGGagaagccattctcctgccctgagtgtgggaagggcttcacctactcctcccacctgctggcccaccagcgCGTCCAcgccggggagaggcccttcccctgctccgagtgtgggaaggccttcagcaaatcctcggacctgctgaagcaccaacgggtccacagaggggagaggccattcagctgcactgagtgcaggaaggccttcagtgattcctctacCCTgcagagacaccagtgggtccacaccggggaaaggccgttctcctgccccgagtgcaggaagggctttacccgctcTTCTGCTCTGCTGACCCATCTGCGGGTCCACACGGgtgagaagcccttcagctgccccgagtgtgggatggccttcagcaggtcttcccacctgctgaggcaccagcgggtccacactggggagaggccattctcctgcctccaGTGTGGAAAGTGCTTTACCCAgccctccaacctgctgacccaccagcggatccacacctgTGAGAATCCGTTCTCCtgccccaagtgcgggaagggctttgctGTTTCCTCTAACCTCGTGGCCCACctgcgggtccacacaggggagaggcctttcagttGTCCCGAGTGCAGGaagaccttcagcaattcctctgccctgcttaGGCACCAGCGCGTCCACACCGGagagaagccgttctcctgccccgagtgcgggaagggctttacccgctcctccacactgctgacccaccggcgggtccacacgggggagaggccattcagctgccccgagtgcaggaaggacttcagtgattcctctgccctgctgaagcaccagcgagtccacactggggagaggcccttcagctgccctgagtga